In Candidatus Binatia bacterium, one DNA window encodes the following:
- a CDS encoding hybrid sensor histidine kinase/response regulator, translating into MAAYTLLVIDDEPASVRAIARALQDEHRIVSATSATQGLAALAAEPVALMIVDQRMPEMTGTELLARTATQYPDIVRVLLTGDIGVDTLVAAINTGHVYYYLTKPWEPHELRLVVRRGLERYEAEADRRRLIRELEQAYQRVRREADQKGRLLAIASHELGTPLHLLSNALALVSDTDLPAAARPWLDTASRNAHWLARGLAQMTTAARWGSGTLKLHRASVDLRPVLDSLQATFQTLIGARKLALRFEVPTALPTMTADRVWLERALFNLISNAVRFTPDGGSVTVAAVATPGAVEISVTDTGIGIDAGLLDQVFEPLSAACGDIHLHTSGRFEFGSRGLGLGLAITKAIIEQHGGTVMVRSQCGVGSQFTVALPLQPAAV; encoded by the coding sequence ATGGCAGCCTATACCCTCCTAGTCATCGACGATGAACCGGCCAGCGTGCGCGCCATCGCGCGTGCGCTGCAGGATGAGCACCGCATCGTCAGCGCCACGAGCGCGACGCAGGGACTAGCGGCGCTGGCAGCGGAGCCGGTTGCATTGATGATCGTCGACCAGCGCATGCCCGAAATGACCGGCACCGAGTTGCTCGCACGCACGGCGACGCAGTATCCGGACATCGTTCGCGTGCTACTCACGGGCGACATCGGCGTCGACACCCTGGTTGCAGCCATCAACACCGGGCATGTGTATTACTATCTGACCAAGCCCTGGGAGCCGCACGAGCTACGCTTGGTGGTTCGGCGTGGACTCGAGCGCTACGAGGCCGAGGCCGATCGGCGGCGGCTGATTCGCGAACTCGAACAGGCCTACCAGCGGGTGCGCCGCGAGGCCGACCAGAAGGGGCGCCTGCTTGCCATCGCCAGCCACGAATTGGGCACCCCATTGCATCTCTTGTCGAACGCACTCGCGCTGGTGTCCGATACCGATCTGCCAGCAGCGGCACGCCCGTGGTTGGACACCGCCAGCCGCAATGCTCACTGGTTGGCGCGCGGCCTGGCGCAAATGACCACGGCGGCACGCTGGGGCTCCGGGACCCTGAAGTTGCACCGAGCGTCCGTAGATCTCCGCCCCGTGCTCGACAGCTTGCAGGCCACCTTCCAGACACTCATCGGCGCCCGGAAACTCGCCTTGCGGTTCGAGGTACCCACCGCGTTGCCCACCATGACCGCTGATCGCGTGTGGCTTGAGCGGGCCTTGTTCAACCTCATCTCCAACGCGGTGAGATTCACGCCCGACGGCGGCTCCGTCACGGTCGCCGCCGTCGCCACCCCTGGCGCGGTAGAAATCAGCGTCACCGACACGGGCATCGGCATCGATGCCGGTCTGCTCGATCAGGTATTCGAGCCGCTCTCGGCCGCGTGCGGCGACATCCACCTGCACACCTCCGGTCGCTTCGAGTTCGGGTCACGTGGCCTGGGCTTGGGACTGGCCATCACCAAGGCGATCATCGAACAGCACGGCGGAACGGTCATGGTCCGCAGCCAATGTGGGGTGGGAAGCCAGTTCACCGTCGCGCTGCCGCTGCAACCTGCGGCGGTGTA